The genomic DNA tgGACAATTGAACAAATGTGGGTTAAAGATTTTTACACACGAAAGAAAAGGTGTCTTTGGTCCACTTTTCTGCAAACTGTCCCGACGTAATGAAACCCCTCAGACTGTCAGTGAACAGGAAAATGATCTCAGCTGCTACTGAAAGTCAGGAAACCTGCCTGGAGCAGCAGAAGGAGGCGTTTTTGGAGAACAACACAGATTCATGCACGGAGGTTagggaggaaggaagaggaaggaggacgAAGAGCAGCTGAGGAGAGGCTGGATTTGTCTCGGCGGGTTCTCGGTTCAGACTCGTCCTGTGAGTTGTGCGTTCGTCCCTGAAGAGCAGCTCAGTGGAAGAAATACACTgaggacagaaaacacacacaatcattTCTGggtaacatttaaaacaaacaataaataaataaataagaacaatagtaataaaaaaactgcaacacaTTTTCCAGTGATTTAATTCCTTTAGGACAGCGGTCCAGTTTacattacactgtaaaaaaaaaaatctgtcattttaagaaaaaattttgatttattttatagtgttttctttaaatacccaaaaatataaacaacattattacaaaaataatgtgaataaTTATGTCTGCTTTAAAATAACATTAGAATAGCCATAAAGTTTAtcttttaaccctgtaaaacccactgttgcaaaaatacatcagttatattgttttattattagtttttattatttttatctaaataaatacatgttatTTTTGCTATACTTTCAATAGTTGGGTTTTACAGATTATACGTACAtatctaaaatattttcacaattttgtaATCATTAGtgtatatatgaagagtttatttacaaaaacagatagctccgttttgataaattttccgaaaacttttttttattgtttacttgagataataatattcatcacaataataatttattttttccctattttgtcatgtatttttctactgagtctaatccactcaacttcagtttgattgatattatctcgagtaaacaataaaagaaaatgttttccgaaaatgtatcaaaacggagttatctactgttgcaaataaactcttcatatatacatcacaaaaaatgtccttttagACAGAACTGTTACATTAGAATCTATTACTGTcaatatatttctaaaattagatACACTTAGTAAGAATAGCATACAAAGATAAATGACAGGTCTCTTGTATAACTGCAGAAGTCTTTCACAACCAAAGTGTTGAATTTACGTGTTTTCATCCGTGTATAATCAGTACATGAACTGCTAATCAGTAAGAATGTGCATGTAAATCATTCATCAGTGGATCTATCTGTACTTGTTTTACATCAAATGTCACTTCAGCGTCTTTATGTGTAAATATTCGTCTTTACACAATAAAAGGCAGCAAAATTACAAATGATCTCATGTGAAAAAAAGCTAAGaagatttaattttcattttagaaTAAATGACTGTGCTTTGATGAGACGGTAGCTTTACAGTGTTTATTGTGTGATCCAGATGTTGGGTTTGATTTctgaaaactgttgtttttaagtgtATGTTCTTGCAgggaaaataaaatcattatttgaaaaaacaccaaaaaaaataattatgaaacaaaaacagaacaaggtAAATTATGCAACACACAAACTTAATATAAAAAACATCAATAtatgaaaaattgaaaaaatatgaCTAGATTTAGCTCTATATGTTTTATGCACTGCAGATAAAAATTTAAGCCCTttaaaaagccattttaaaaatgatgtttcACTCACAGAAAATGACGCCCATGAATATAACTCCTACGATCGCCATGATGATCATCatctggaaaaaaagagaaaaatcaaaatgtcagaacagaaccagagtGTGATCGTCTTTAATTCCACCAAGAAATGAGACATAACAGCTtaattgtgtttgtctttgacacattttcattatggaatcacaggagctccataataaaagataaatatgttaaaaaataaggaaataaatgtgtaaatataaagaggaatgaATTATTTTAGAGAGCAGGATTAGTGCTTTTTACTCACATGAAGGATTTTAATACTTCctttttttctatgtttgtgtttttgaggaATCTCAGATGCTTCCGTTttcagcttgtgtgtgtgtgtgtgtgtgtgtgtgtgtgtgtgtgtgtgtgtgtgtatctaaaTGCTTCATAAACAAAATCCACATGATAACATGAGGGACAGTAAATCACCTCTGATAGGGGGCGGGCGAGCGAGATTAATGGGAACAAcgggttagagagagagagagagagagagagagattgatgtggatgtggtgtgtgtgtgtttgatttgtgtatgtttgatttgtgtgtttgtgtggtgggACAGTGAGCTTGTCTGAAAATGaatcaaagaaaattaaactaaatgttCCTATCGCCACCTTCTTATCAAACAAACAGGAATTGTTTTGAGGGACTATTTTCAGCGGCGGATTAATCCACATTTGGTGCTCTAGTGGGTATTTGGGGCAGCAGGATGGTGTTTGTGGGAAAATAAACTGGTAACAGTTCGGCTCATCAAAGCAGAATGAGCCACAAAGATTTCATCCGGTGGCTGACAGTCGGACACGTTCAGCTTTCAGTTACATCACAGACCACAGCTGGCTCTTTAATCCCGACGGTCGCTGTAATCCAGATTGAAATGTTTCCTCTCTGTGATGCCGCCGTCACTCAAACATGTCCCCTCCTCTCGCTAATGTAATCtcttctctgattggacagTCCGAGCTGCGCATTTGGAGGCGGAGCTGAGATGAAAACAGGATTGGCAGCCGAGGCCGgatgagatggatggatgagaaggaagggaggggagacggaggagaggcaaatctgtttcagttttcactttggTTTCTCCCCAAAGTTTCACTGAGCTACCATGAGGAGCTCAGAAACACATCTTCTAATCATCCAGAGTGAGCTCACCAGAGAGTTAGCTCATTATGCTAACCAGATTTAATTATTAATGCCGGCTAGCACTAGCAAAACACATTTAGAGTGATCAGAACTaagaaaaccaacaacaaaGCAAACTAGACTTACTTCAAAAACTTAGCTGTCGCCCACCGGCATTTTCCGTCCGGCGTCTCCGAAGATGATACCTGGCAAACGATGATTGCTAGCTGAGTTGAACCAAAGCTAAACTGCTAGCTAAACTGCTAGCTACGTCAACAGAGAAAGCTGAGACTGAATGttagaaaatatttaatttctctCTCACAGTTTGGTGTGTAAAATAgccagataaataaataaaagctaaacTGCTAGCTGTGCTATATTCCATCCGaaatgcagttaaatgcagGCTAGCTTATTATGCTAAACAGTTAATTATTAATGCCAACTAGCACTTGTACAAAGTTTAGCACATTTAGGCAAATTAAGCGTCATCAAAGAAAGACAAGCCGAATTAATTCTAACCAAGTTTCACTGTTGGCGTTTAGATGTAAGCTAGCCAAGTTGGACCAAAGCTAAACAGCTAGCCACGTCTTATTTCCAGTGCTAGCATCGATGAACAGTAAACGCTAAAAGACgaaatgtttaaatgattattctttCTCAGTGTGACGGTGTAGCAGCAGCTGAACCGGTCATTCCAAATATTCTTCTCCCCACCAGTGTTTTCTAgttcttcctgggggatcccaaaGCATTCCCAgaccagatgagatatataatcccttcAGAGAGTTCTTCTCTCAGAAAACCTCTGAAGGTAGTCGCCCAGGAGGATCTTAATTACATGttgagcctctttttaacaTAAAAGAGCAGCGACTCCAAGCTTCTTCAGCATGATCAGTTTGGAACAACTCACACTGAACCCCAggaactgatgtgttttttttttttaaagtgtagcAATGAATGGAACTTAATGAACttataaatgtacaaaaaaagctaaaattagATTCCCAAGCAATATGAAAAATGCATCAAACCCACTGTCACCTGTGATTCAGATGGTAAATCTGGGGGCTGAACAGTATCTCGGTGGCTAgtactgtcacctcacagctagaagatctccggtttgCGTCCTGGGAGCTTTCCgtatggagtttccatgttctccctgcgtATACATGGCTTTTCTcaaggttctccggcttcctcccgcagtccaaaaacatgctgaggttaattggtgattctaaaatgtcagtgtgattgtttgtctctatatgcagTCCTGTGAGAGACTGTTAcatgtccaggtgtctcctaccttcactctaaatcagctgggatagactccagccccctatgaccctaatgaggattggtGTTGGTAtagatggtggatggatggatggatgaatggatggatggatggatgaatggatggatggtaaatCTGGTGTGGCTGTGGCTTCAACCAGCAGAGTGTGATCAACAATGACACACTCCAAAGCAGGAGGTGGCAGGAGTGACCTAAAGCTTTTCCAGCTCCCATCAAACAAAACTCAGAGGACACAAGAACGGAAACACACTAAAACTTCCCGTAGTTCAGTTTCATTCACTGATGAACATGTGTTTGGATCTTTGAGGAGACCAGGTGGTTTCTCTGAAACATATTTAACCACCAGTGTTGTTTAAAACCTGCTGTAGGTCTCATAGCTTGCATGAATAAGCTCAGCTGTCGTCTCTGTTCTGATTCTGAAACAGTTAAAACAAGCCGACGTCACTGAGGCCAAAGAAGGCTTCTTGTCTGATTTTTAAATGCCttaaagggagttttttcttaCCACTGTctccttagggctgctctgggggttcatatgggttctgtaaagcgtcttgagacaatttgattggaattggtgctatataagtAAAATCAAAGTGAAGTGAATTAAATGACAAACTATAGAAACAGGCAAATTGACTGAATTTTAAACGTTCTAGCAACctttgtttgaaaatatttccaaatttAAGCATCTGTTTCATAAGAGCAATGTGTAGGAGAGGAAACAGCATTTCAGACCAAAACGTTCTATCTGTCGACCTCTACTAGTAACCAATTTAGAGATTAAAAAACTCAATTATGTTAGAAAACATGCAAAGTAtgctctttaaaaatgtaaaaaatcgtGTCCTGagataaaaactaaatgttGAGATTTAAATTACGTCATAAATAACATTATAAATGTggggaaaatgtttaaaaaatcattcagattgtgttttctggtttctAATGAGCAGCTTTGAACAGGATGCtgtcattaaaaacagaataaatttcTGGATTTTCATCTTTGCAACAGACCTTGAAGTACTCAACTTGGTAAACGGATATTAAATCTTTATATTTTATCATTCCGAGGTTCATAAATcttaaaatcataatatttcAGAACAATGATATTAACTAAAAATCAGTCTGTTATTTGAGGATCTCAAGCAGTGAATTGTGTTTTGTGAAATCATCTGCAGTGGAGATGTTCTTCAGCTGTTCTCAGGCTAATGCTGACTGAGCAGGAATTCTGTTGTGTCCTCTCATGTGGACAGTGTGTGACCTCGTgcacaagaacaaaaacactgctgtaaccatggcaactaCACACAACAAAGAGAAAGTCTTGGAGTCTCGCTGAAGGTCAGATGCTCTACAAAGGGTTCACATGGTTCACCTGTGTGCAGGACTGATGCAGGATAAAACAGACAGACCTTGCAGTTCTTCCACCAGTACTTGTTCTTGAGTTTTGCAGCGCTGCTCTCGAACTGCGAGGCTCCGGCCTGCAGGGCGTCGGCCCGGTCGTCCAGCTCTGACAGTTTCTGATCTCTTTCCAGGACTTTGTCCACGTTCACACGCATGATGTCCACCACCTGAGGACCAAACACCCGTCAGCGTCTCCGTCAGGTAAACATCCAGCTTAAACCTGTGAAGTGTTTCActtttaaccctggtgtcgtcctgcgggtcaaactgacccgttttaaatttagaaaatgtggaaaaatatctattttcacagtgaaacttctgatgtccgcattttcaacattttggggaaatttttaagcattttttggtgaaatttaaaaaaaaaaaaagtttattaagaatattgaccaaaaaaatcagccaaaatccagtgaaaatattagaagttttcctGATATATATGAAagcactttagatatttttacctatttttggaagattt from Acanthochromis polyacanthus isolate Apoly-LR-REF ecotype Palm Island chromosome 11, KAUST_Apoly_ChrSc, whole genome shotgun sequence includes the following:
- the LOC110971397 gene encoding vesicle-associated membrane protein 2-like, which produces MSTPEGGAASGAPEGEGGPPAPAPNLTSNRRLQQTQAQVDEVVDIMRVNVDKVLERDQKLSELDDRADALQAGASQFESSAAKLKNKYWWKNCKMMIIMAIVGVIFMGVIFLYFFH